One Vitis vinifera cultivar Pinot Noir 40024 chromosome 8, ASM3070453v1 genomic window carries:
- the LOC100243597 gene encoding probable L-type lectin-domain containing receptor kinase S.5 — protein MAFYHFPGSSAVVGALLLATFLVGAVDRAGCFSFNYSTFEKANESDFTLYNSYIILGAIQVTPDVTKEDYLANQSGRALFKRPFRLRNNTSFSSTFVLNISNKTNPGGEGLAFILTGSTDLPPSSHGQWLGIVNQATNGTAKAQIVAVEFDTRKSYPEDLDDNHVGLNVNSINSITQKNLSLKLSIGKDVTVKVEYDGGVLKVFVEENASTPVISEPIDLSTYLPEKIYVGFSASTGNEIELNCVRSWEFDGLDIYEEKSLVWVWITVPSVVFLSVTIALLYWRCTREDEGRVEDDDDPEVELQIQGSSMAPKRFRLKELQAATANFNSKNQLGEGGFGKVYKGVLEKKEVAVKRFSRNSHQGKQDFIAEVTTIGNLHHKNLVKLAGWCYERSELLLVYEFMPNKSLDKLIFSNQKQSTETNPIALDWEKRHSIIRGVAQALDYLHNGCQDRVLHRDIKTSNIMLDSEFNARLGDFGLARTIHPNDQTHHSTQVLAGTHGYMAPESFHNSRATVETDVYAFGVLLLEVVCARKPGTQSMENDYNNSIVDWVWAHHRRDRLFEVVDFRLNGDFNREQVECVLMLALACCHPNPYERPSMRTALRVLTGEVDPPLIPFDKPVFMWPATAPPSFNEDLEYCSVSGGQMTPLSELSGR, from the coding sequence AtggcattctaccattttccgggcTCTTCTGCGGTAGTCGGGGCTCTGCTGCTAGCAACTTTCTTGGTTGGCGCTGTGGATCGAGCTGGCTGTTTCAGTTTCAATTATTCGACTTTTGAGAAAGCAAATGAGTCCGATTTCACCCTATATAATTCGTATATAATTCTCGGTGCCATCCAGGTTACGCCTGATGTTACAAAAGAAGACTACCTCGCGAATCAGTCTGGGCGGGCCCTGTTCAAAAGGCCATTCAGGTTGCGGAACAACACGTCTTTTAGTTCCACCTTTGTACTTAACATCTCCAACAAGACAAACCCAGGTGGCGAAGGCTTGGCCTTTATCTTAACCGGGAGTACCGATCTTCCACCAAGCAGCCATGGGCAATGGCTTGGGATTGTGAATCAGGCTACTAATGGAACGGCTAAAGCCCAGATTGTGGCGGTGGAATTTGACACCAGGAAGAGCTACCCAGAAGATCTGGATGATAACCACGTCGGTCTGAATGTGAATTCCATCAATTCAATCACTCAAAAGAACCTAAGCCTCAAGCTTTCAATTGGTAAGGATGTAACGGTGAAAGTTGAGTATGACGGGGgagttttgaaagtgtttgttGAAGAAAACGCGAGCACGCCTGTGATTTCTGAGCCTATTGATCTCTCAACATATCTGCCTGAGAAGATCTACGTGGGGTTCTCAGCTTCAACTGGGAACGAGATCGAGCTCAACTGTGTAAGGTCGTGGGAATTTGATGGGTTGgatatatatgaagaaaaaagcCTGGTTTGGGTGTGGATCACAGTCCCTTCAGTAGTGTTTCTTTCCGTCACCATTGCCCTCTTGTATTGGAGATGCACACGGGAAGACGAGGGTCGCGTGGAGGATGATGATGATCCAGAAGTGGAGCTACAAATTCAAGGTTCATCCATGGCTCCAAAGAGATTCAGACTAAAAGAACTTCAagctgccactgccaacttcaACAGCAAGAACCAGCTTGGAGAAGGGGGATTTGGGAAAGTCTACAAAGGAGTCTTGGAAAAGAAGGAGGTAGCTGTGAAGAGATTTTCGAGGAACTCCCATCAAGGAAAGCAAGATTTTATAGCAGAAGTCACAACCATTGGAAACCTCCACCACAAGAATCTCGTAAAATTAGCGGGATGGTGCTATGAAAGAAGTGAGCTGCTTCTTGTGTATGAGTTCATGCCAAATAAAAGCCTCGACAAACTCATCTTCAGCAATCAAAAGCAAAGCACAGAGACTAACCCAATCGCACTGGATTGGGAAAAAAGGCATAGCATCATCCGTGGAGTGGCTCAGGCGCTGGACTACCTTCACAATGGATGCCAGGATAGGGTGCTTCACCGGGACATCAAAACAAGCAACATCATGCTAGATTCTGAGTTCAACGCGCGGTTGGGGGACTTTGGACTGGCCAGAACCATCCATCCCAATGACCAAACTCACCATTCCACCCAAGTTCTTGCAGGAACACATGGCTATATGGCTCCAGAAAGCTTCCACAACAGCAGAGCAACCGTTGAAACAGACGTGTATGCTTTTGGGGTTCTTCTATTGGAAGTTGTCTGTGCAAGAAAGCCTGGAACTCAGAGCATGGAGAACGATTATAACAACAGTATAGTGGACTGGGTGTGGGCGCATCACAGGAGGGACAGGCTTTTTGAAGTCGTAGATTTCCGATTGAACGGGGATTTCAACAGGGAGCAAGTTGAATGTGTGTTGATGTTGGCATTGGCCTGCTGCCATCCGAATCCATACGAGAGGCCATCCATGAGAACTGCTTTGAGGGTTCTCACAGGGGAGGTTGATCCACCACTTATCCCCTTTGACAAGCCTGTTTTCATGTGGCCAGCCACAGCTCCTCCATCTTTCAATGAGGATTTGGAGTACTGCTCTGTAAGTGGAGGCCAAATGACTCCCCTTTCAGAGCTCAGtgggagataa
- the LOC100267601 gene encoding probable L-type lectin-domain containing receptor kinase S.5, producing the protein MLSHDFLRFNAVALATVLVGAVTQAECFNFSYPIFKPQKGDDLTFFGDSYMASDTIQLTQNVLNNGGCGRVFYTRPLKLWSTGRGTLPFNSTFVINITPLTYPGGEGLAFILTGHADIPANSVGKWLGIISENTMGSSTRGAVAVEFDTRNSYPEDLDDNHVGLDLNSIYSRKQESLSVNLSSGIDIKVKVQYDGQGLSIFVGENRSVPVIFESLNLYDYLPQKVYVGFSASTGVYAQINYVKSWEFSGLELYDDAPNLLWVWITVPGAIGLVIGFSAFLYWKWQRKTKDHVEEEDDPGWFELQIQGSSTAPRKFKLKELEAATENFNSDNLLGRGGFGTVYKGVLVNREVAVKRFSRNSHEGKRDFIAEITTISNLHHRNLVKLLGWCHERDELLLVYEFMPNKSLDMLIFCNQNHGVETNPVTLNWERRHAVIYGVAQALDYLHNGCEKRVLHRDIKASNVMLDSEFNARLGDFGLARTINPSDQTHHSTKAIAGTPGYMAPESFLIGRATVQTDVYAFGVLVLEVVCGRKPGRQSMQNNYNSSIVDWVWENYRGGSILDVVDLQLNGVFSKEQAECVLVLALASCHPNPFQRPSMRTALRVLAGEVAPPVIPMDRPAFVWPPAMPPSLNEDLEDYPFSGDQNTPSSQLIGR; encoded by the coding sequence ATGTTAAGCCATGATTTTCTGCGGTTTAATGCAGTAGCACTAGCAACTGTCTTGGTTGGCGCTGTTACTCAAGCTGAATGCTTCAATTTCAGTTATCCAATTTTCAAACCACAAAAAGGAGATGATTTGACGTTCTTCGGAGATTCATATATGGCTTCTGACACCATCCAGCTAacacaaaatgttttaaataatgGAGGATGTGGCCGGGTCTTTTATACAAGGCCTTTGAAGTTGTGGAGCACAGGCAGAGGCACATTACCTTTTAATTCCACCTTTGTGATCAATATCACTCCCCTCACATATCCAGGGGGTGAAGGCCTGGCTTTTATCTTAACCGGGCATGCGGATATTCCAGCCAACAGCGTAGGAAAATGGCTTGGGATTATAAGCGAGAATACAATGGGGTCAAGTACAAGGGGAGCTGTGGCAGTAGAATTTGACACCAGGAACAGCTACCCAGAGGACTTGGATGATAACCACGTCGGCCTGGATCTGAATAGCATCTACTCAAGAAAACAAGAGAGTTTAAGTGTCAATCTTTCAAGTGGTATTGATATAAAGGTGAAGGTTCAATATGATGGGCAAGGCTTGAGCATTTTTGTTGGGGAAAACAGGAGCGTTCCTGTAATTTTCGAGTCACTTAATCTCTACGACTATCTACCTCAGAAGGTTTATGTAGGATTCTCAGCTTCAACTGGAGTTTATGCACAGATCAATTATGTGAAGTCATGGGAATTCAGTGGGTTGGAACTATATGATGATGCCCCTAACCTGCTATGGGTCTGGATCACGGTTCCTGGGGCAATAGGTTTGGTTATTGGATTTTCTGCCTTCCTGTACTGGAAATGGCAACGCAAAACCAAGGATCATGTGGAGGAGGAGGATGATCCAGGGTGGTTTGAGCTGCAGATTCAAGGCTCATCCACGGCTCcaagaaaattcaaattgaaagaACTGGAAGCTGCCACAGAAAACTTCAATTCTGATAACTTGCTTGGCAGAGGTGGATTTGGGACCGTCTATAAAGGAGTCTTGGTAAATAGGGAGGTAGCTGTGAAAAGATTTTCAAGGAATTCACATGAGGGCAAGCGAGATTTTATAGCAGAAATCACAACAATCAGCAACCTCCATCACAGAAATCTTGTGAAATTATTGGGATGGTGCCATGAGAGAGATGAACTGCTTCTGGTGTATGAGTTCATGCCAAATAAGAGCCTCGACATGCTCATATTTTGCAATCAGAATCACGGAGTAGAGACTAACCCAGTTACTCTGAATTGGGAAAGGAGGCATGCTGTCATTTATGGGGTGGCACAGGCACTGGACTACCTTCATAATGGATGTGAGAAGAGGGTGCTTCACCGAGACATAAAGGCAAGCAATGTAATGCTGGACTCAGAGTTCAACGCCCGATTGGGGGATTTTGGACTGGCTCGAACCATCAATCCTAGTGACCAAACTCACCATTCCACCAAAGCAATTGCAGGAACGCCTGGCTACATGGCTCCAGAAAGTTTTCTTATTGGGAGGGCAACAGTTCAAACAGATGTTTACGCATTTGGTGTCCTGGTACTTGAAGTTGTCTGTGGAAGAAAACCTGGAAGACAAAGCATGCAGAACAATTATAACAGCAGCATTGTGGATTGGGTATGGGAAAATTACAGGGGAGGGAGCATTCTGGATGTGGTAGATTTGCAATTGAATGGGGTTTTCAGCAAGGAGCAAGCTGAATGTGTATTGGTTTTGGCACTGGCTAGTTGTCATCCAAATCCATTCCAGAGGCCATCCATGAGAACTGCCTTGAGGGTTCTTGCCGGAGAGGTTGCTCCACCAGTTATCCCCATGGACAGACCTGCTTTTGTGTGGCCACCTGCAATGCCTCCGTCTCTCAACGAGGATTTGGAGGACTACCCTTTCAGTGGAGACCAAAATACTCCATCTTCACAACTGATTGGGAGATAA
- the LOC100262448 gene encoding probable L-type lectin-domain containing receptor kinase S.5, which translates to MLHNRSLLCFSSVVNFLLLVALLVGAVAQAGCFSFNYSSFTEEDETNLILKNSYIALGGIQVTPDVSSIDFSRNQSGRALYKRPFRLWSKSKGMASFNSTFVLNIINTTNPGGDGLAFILTGHTDLPSNSQGQWLGIVNEATVSSPEIETVAVAFLTGRSNTENLNGSRIGLNLNGYLKKQESLYVDLSSGMDVKVRIRYDGEVLRVFVGEDTSSPAISDSLNFSIYLRHKVYVGFSASTGNYSQLNYVRSWEFSVLDLDDHQMPQWIWIIVAAVIALFIGFAFSLYWKWKYYVRKGDDPGFELQIQGLSTAPRKFRLKELESATENFNSDNLLGRGGFGTVYKGVSINREVAVKRFSRNSHEGKQDFIAEITTISNLHHRNLVKLLGWCHERDELLLVYEFMPNKSLDKLIFCNQNHGAETNPVTLNWERRHGVIYGVTQALDYLHNGCEKRVLHRDIKASNVMLDSEFNARLGDFGLARTINPSDQTHHSTKAIAGTPGYMAPESFLIGRATVQTDVYAFGVLVLEVVCGRKPGRQSTQNNYNNSIVDWVWENYRGGSILDVVDLQLNGIFSKEQAECVLVLALACCHPNPYQRPSMRTVLRVLAGEVAPPVIPMDRPAFVWPPAMPPSLNEDLQDYTFSGDRNTPSSELIGR; encoded by the coding sequence ATGCTACACAACCGATCTTTGCTGTGCTTTTCTTCAGTAGTTAACTTTCTACTACTAGTAGCTCTCTTGGTTGGCGCTGTTGCTCAAGCTGGCTGTTTCAGTTTCAATTATTCAAGTTTTACGGAAGAAGATGAGACCAATCTCATTTTAAAGAATTCATATATAGCTTTGGGTGGCATCCAGGTTACACCTGATGTTTCAAGCATAGATTTCAGCAGGAATCAGTCTGGCCGAGCGCTGTACAAAAGACCATTCAGGTTGTGGAGCAAAAGCAAAGGCATGGCATCTTTTAATTCCACCTTTGTACTTAACATCATCAACACCACAAACCCAGGTGGTGACGGTTTGGCCTTTATCTTAACTGGACATACCGATCTTCCAAGTAACAGCCAAGGACAATGGCTTGGGATCGTGAATGAGGCCACGGTATCATCACCTGAAATTGAAACGGTGGCAGTAGCATTTCTCACTGGGAGGAGTAACACAGAAAATTTGAATGGTAGCCGGATTGGACTGAACTTGAATggctatttaaaaaaacaagaaagcctATATGTGGATCTTTCAAGTGGTATGGACGTCAAGGTGAGAATTCGGTATGATGGGGAGGTTTTGAGGGTTTTTGTGGGGGAAGACACGAGCTCACCAGCAATTTCTGACTCTCTTAATTTCTCCATCTATCTGCGTCACAAAGTTTATGTGGGATTCTCAGCTTCAACGGGAAATTATTCCCAACTAAACTATGTAAGGTCATGGGAATTCAGTGTATTAGATTTAGATGATCATCAGATGCCGCAATGGATCTGGATCATAGTTGCTGCAGTAATAGCTTTGTTTATTGGATTTGCCTTTTCCTTGTATTGGAAATGGAAATATTATGTCAGGAAGGGAGATGATCCGGGATTTGAGCTACAGATTCAAGGCTTATCCACGGCTCCAAGAAAATTCAGATTGAAAGAACTGGAGTCTGCCACAGAGAACTTCAATTCTGATAACTTGCTCGGCAGAGGTGGATTTGGGACTGTCTATAAAGGAGTATCGATAAATAGGGAGGTAGCTGTGAAAAGATTTTCAAGGAATTCACATGAGGGCAAGCAAGATTTTATAGCAGAAATCACAACAATCAGCAACCTCCATCACAGAAATCTTGTGAAATTATTGGGATGGTGCCATGAGAGAGATGAACTGCTTCTGGTGTATGAGTTCATGCCAAATAAGAGCCTAGACAAGCTCATATTTTGCAATCAGAATCATGGAGCAGAGACTAACCCAGTTACTCTGAATTGGGAAAGGAGGCATGGTGTCATTTATGGGGTGACACAGGCACTGGACTACCTTCATAATGGATGTGAGAAGAGGGTGCTTCACCGAGACATAAAGGCAAGTAATGTAATGCTGGACTCAGAATTCAACGCCCGATTGGGGGATTTTGGACTGGCTCGAACCATCAATCCGAGTGATCAAACTCACCATTCCACCAAAGCAATTGCAGGAACGCCTGGCTACATGGCTCCAGAAAGTTTTCTTATTGGGAGGGCAACAGTTCAAACAGATGTTTACGCATTTGGTGTCCTGGTACTTGAAGTTGTCTGTGGAAGAAAGCCTGGAAGACAAAGCACGCAGAACAACTATAACAATAGCATAGTGGATTGGGTATGGGAAAATTACAGGGGAGGGAGCATTCTGGATGTGGTAGATTTGCAATTGAATGGGATTTTCAGCAAGGAGCAAGCTGAATGTGTATTGGTTTTGGCTCTGGCTTGTTGCCATCCAAATCCATACCAGAGGCCATCCATGAGAACTGTCTTGAGGGTTCTTGCAGGAGAGGTTGCTCCACCAGTTATCCCCATGGACAGACCTGCTTTTGTGTGGCCACCTGCAATGCCCCCATCTCTCAATGAGGATTTGCAGGACTACACTTTCAGTGGAGACCGAAACACCCCATCTTCAGAACTGATTGGAAGATGA